One Balaenoptera musculus isolate JJ_BM4_2016_0621 chromosome 13, mBalMus1.pri.v3, whole genome shotgun sequence genomic window, GGGTTCTCATCGTGTTGCGCTGTGGGAACTGACTCAGGGAAGTGACAATGCTATATTCTGGCTACTGTTATTGCTGCAATAAGCTGTCTCAAGCCCAATAGCTCCATGTCTTCCATCAGCATCCGTGAAACCACAGCAGGCTAACTTGGTAGCGTACAAaaagggtaaaatctcagacccttcacaatTCTTGACAAGTGGTAGATTTAAGGTATATATCCACACTCTTCTTTAAACTATACATGTGCATGACATTTAGCTCATCTTAATACCTATAAtctatttcatgaaaaaaataaaaggggaaaaaaaaaaaccagcagtAACCTCAACTGGGATCCTAGTGTGTCCCAGAGAAAACAATCTCCTTACCATAACTatacaaaatatctaagaaaCAATTTCTCTTCCAAAGAAAGGGAAACGTGAGGCTGACAGAATATTTAagtaaaggaaatcaaagaataccctGAAATTATTAACTAGATTATTCAAAGAACATTTAACAAGCACTTACCACAAGCAAGGTGCTATTCTGGACCCTGAGGGTAATATAAAAACATGTCAAACACAGGACCCTGAGCTAGAAATTTAAGAGTTAACATAAGAGTATAATCTTATATAGATTACCAGGTGCAGAGACAGAATTATAAAATCCTGGAGAATGaagaccaccccccccccgccaatgAACACTGTCCCTAACATGTAGCCTTGTGATATGTTCACCTGCTAACCTACCAGAAAACAAGTACATAGGAACATATTCAAGGCAGAAGTTCCaagttcagagaaggaaaagatgtaaTTGAGGTAAACAGGAAAAGCTTCAGAAACGATGGAAACCTACTTAATGATTGGTAAGATATCAAAAGTTGGAAAAGAGTGTACACACTACAGAGTACCATGGCTTGGCCAAGAGGTCTCCAGAAATTACTAAGAGAAGCAGAATGAGTCCagcagaaagaggcagagggTACAGTCATGGATGGGAACTGACAGACTCACTGGCTTATTAAGGCTTTCAAAGGTCATGGGTTCCAGGACTCCTTCCGTTAACCTAGAGAGGGACAGACACGTGAAAATCACTTTCCCAAACCACCGTGACTCAGTCTCAGAGGCAGGACTAGAATCCATATCTCCTGGCTGCTACGGCCCTGGGTAACAGGGCAGTGTGGTCCAAATGCACAGCGTTCAGGCTCTCCGCTCAGAAATTACAGCAGGACTCACTCCTCAGGTATTTtgtaaaaaactaaaaggaaggAACACCTGTAAAACAATTAGCACAGCGCCTGGCCCGCATTAGACATCCGATAAAGGAAAGCTGCTGTTCTTATTACTGTTAGAAATGCTATAGCTACGATCCTGATCAAGACTAGTACTATCCTCATTAAAACGGAGTCGGGTCGCGAGTGGAGTGTGACTTCCCCGTGGGGAGAGAAGGTTGGAAAAAGAAGAACGCGAGAGTGGAACCCGCGCCCGGCCCCGCGCACCTCGCACCTCCCGCTCAGGCTCCGAGTCCTCCTCGGCCTCGCGCTCCCGCTTCACCCGCACCGCCGGGACCACGGGCGCCAGGGCCTCGCGCGCGCTCGCCGGCTCGATCTCTCGCTTCACGCGCACCGGACTGCCCCGGGAGCTCGGAGCCTCGGTCTCCCGCTCCCGATCTCGCTCCCGTCTGACACGAGCCGAGCTGCTCCGCGACTCGGACTCGCGCTTCCCGCGGGTGGAACCACGAGACTCCCGCTTGGACCGGCCGGACATCGCCACTACCAGCCGAGTCGCCCGGCACAGACTCCAGGGAAGACCGAGCACGCGGCAATCAGCCAATCAGAAGCGGCGCTGTTATCGAGCCCAAGGTTTTCTACGAGTCGCCGATGGGGACAAATCACGCCGCAGAGAACTTCTGGGAAGTACTATGcctcgggggggggggcgggtcttTGCGGGTGCGCGCGCACCTGAGACCGATAGGCGGGCCTACTGCCACTTTACCCATTATGACCAGCTTAAAGAGACAGGAACCTTTCACTGGCTGCGGAATTTCTGGATAAGAAAAGCTGGCATTGGGCCCCAGGTGTCTTCAAGATACTGTGTGTCCCGAAACCAGAATTGGCAGGTCGTCTCCAGTTTCCGCGCCTCGGAGACCGACGGCCCTGCACAGAACTAGGCGACATCCCCAAGTCATCGCCTTCGTGGAGCAATCCGACGGCTCTAATTCACATTTAGAGGATTGTTCTTGGTATCACAGAAAAATGCGAACGACGAGCAGAAGGAGACTAGTGACGCTAATAAAGCTCAAGCTTCAGGGTCTGTGACTTTCACGACCCCTTCCACAACCCTGAACTATTCAATACTTTGTACAGTTCTACTGAGGTGtgattgacatacaataaaatgcacgtttaaagtgtgcaatttgcTGAATACTGATGGAGGTATGTATACACTCTGAAACCACCACCACGATCAAGATAATGAACCTAACCACCATCCACCAAAAGTGTTCCCCTCTCCCGaccattgatctgctttctgtcgcTAGAGATCAGTGTCACTTTCTAGAGtcttatataaatggaagcacCCAGAGAGTCCTCTTTTTATCCCCGGCCTCTTTCACTCGGCGTAtttgttttgagattcatccaagttgttgagtGCTCGTTCCTTTTGATTGCTCAGCGGCATCCCACTGTGTGGATGTACCAGTCTGTCCCTGTTCTAATCACGGATTCCtagttttgtctctttttaaagaGGATTCAAAAATGGCACAGGCTCAGACGCCTGAAAAGCCCTGGGTCCTCCCACGCCGAGAGTTAAGACATCGGTCCGGTGGGCGCCGAGACGAGCTGGGCGGCGGGAAAGTCCGCAGAGCTCGGGTGCTGGGCGGGCTGGAAGGAGCGTCCCCGCCGGCGGCGGCGCGGAACCCCGGGCGGGCcgcgggctgggctgggctgggcggccGGGGCGCCGCTGTGTGCCCTGCCCTGGCACTCGCCTCCTCACGATCTCTTTGGAGGTAGGTGATCTCAGTGCCCCCATTTgcaaatgagtaaactgagacacAGCAGGGTTCAACAGTCAgccaaggtcacgcagctggtGATGGAATTTCACAGCATCCAAGCACAGGAAAAAGGACGGGAAGGCGCCACACCGAACGCTGAGTGCTGTGATGGGTGCTTTGtgtttttctggattttctgaTGTAGCAGCACTAAGCCTAAATCCTGGTTTCCTACTGATAATGTCACAACGAAAGAAAAGCCCCGCCCGGGAATGGAAGTTGCGCATGCCCCAttgcccccctgccccgccccgccccgccccgcccctcccgctcCGGGAACTCCGCGCGCTGGGACATTCGGCCCGGCTGGCCATTTCCCGACCGGCGTCAGGGCGCGAGGTCGAAAGTCGAGTGAGGAGGGGCGCGGAGCTCTCGGGGCAGGAGGGTGGCAGTTGGGGCAGTTGAGGAGGCggtggcggcggtggcggcggcggcggcggcggtggccgCGGCTCCGCGCACAGGGGCTCCAGATGGAAGCGGCGCCGGGTCCCGGGCCCGGGCTCTGCTGCAAGCCTGGCGGGCGGCTGGACATGAGCCACGGCTTCGTGCACCACATCCGACGGAACCAGCTCGCCCGGtaccgccccgccccgcgccacggctgccagccccagcctggcctggcccgGCCGTCCCTGACTCCCGCTCGGCTCCCCGCAGGGACGACTACGACAAGAAGGTGAAGCAGGCGGCCAAGGAGAAGGCGAGGAGGCGGCACACGCCCGCGCCCACTCGGCCCCGAAAGCCCGACCTGCAGGTGTACCTGCCGCGACATCGAGGTGAGGCCGCCCGCCCCGCGCGGTCTTCTGCCCCCGGGCCCTCTGCCTCCGCGCGCTCTTCTTTCCTGTCTAGGAAAAAATTGTCTTACCTCTCAAGGCTCATTTCATCTCCAACGTCTATCTCGACGCTCCCCAATCGCCGCTCAGTGATTCTGCCCGCAGCACAGGGAGGGCTCAAGGCCCGCAGTTAAGCATCACTATTACCGGACGTCCCTGAGAGTCGGCAAGTTGTCCGCCGCTTTGCCCCCAGCGTACTATATTTTCGCACTCCCACCAGCTAACAGGAAAAAAGTTAGGCACAGCTCTAGGCGACCAGGACATAATTGTGGAATGAAGCCCAAACCCAGttaatgggttttttttccccagcttacTTGTGATCTAGAGATTACGGTAGTTAACGTATGATGCTAAATTTGCTGAGCTCCCCTTAAGAGTGTTTTTAGAGGTTATGTGCAGCCATTCACTTAGCTTTTCGAGGATCCGGTAAGATGGGAACTATTATCATTTCTGTTTCACAGTCAGGGAAACGGGCAGAGAGAGGTTTCGTAACTTGTTGGAGATCTCAGAGAAATAAatggcagagcctggatttgagcccaggcaggGCCCTATCCACCTCTCCACTACCTTCCAACCGTGTAGACAGATGTGCATTGTATACCCACTGCGTGGTAGGACTGTGCTGGTCCTGGGGCAGGGATACAAAGGTGAATAAAATTCCTGATAGGTGGctgatttcacacacacacacacacacgtacgtaCATTCTAGGTCCATGAGAAGATTGGGGCTTTACAGTATGTTTTCCTGTATCATCTCTGGGCAGGGGTTCCAGCAGCCTTCCTTTGTTCCCTCTCACTCTGGTTCATCCTTCCAGATGGCTCTACCCACCCAAGCAACCCAGACTGTGAGGAGTCTGGTGAAAGCAGCACTAGTGGCAGctctgagccagagccccctggTCATCAGCTCTTCTGCTTAGAATATGAGGCGGACAGCGGAGACGTCACTTCAGTTATCGTGTATCAGGTACGCCTGATGGAAACAGCTGCAGCCTGAAGGTCCTGGGCCGTGATGGAAATCACTGCCGGACCTGGAGCCACTGTTTTCCTCAGGGCCAGTGGGAAGTGTTTGTTCCACATGAGAGCACAGACTGCTGGGCGATGCTTTTGAGCACAAGTCACTGCCGTCACACAGTGATTCTCAGCGGGCAACAGGGAGGGCTCATGGCCCCCAGTTGAGAGTCACTATTACAGGGGACACCTGGGAAATGACAGGCACTGGCAAGAAGCTGTGAGTCAAGCAGAGTTCTGTGAGAGAGTTGTCTAGGGACAGGGCAGGTCGCCTCTTCAGAAGAGGCCAGGCCCTGAGCTTCCTGACTCTTCCTCCACGTAGGATGATGATCCAGGAAGGGTGAGCGAGGAGGTGTCGGCACACACACCTCTGGAGCCACCCATGCGAGAGGCCCTCAAGTTGCGCATCCAGGAGGAGATTGCAAAGCGCCAGAACCGACACTGACCAGACTGGAGTCGCTGTCCAGGGAGCCGCCCCTAGTTTGGGGGTGCCAGGACCAGTCTGAGCTGATCTTGAGGACCGGCCCCCCCGCCCCAGAGCTGCCACATCCACAGGAAAAGGGTGTCACAGGGATTACGCCTGGCCACCTCCCTTGTAGCCATTCTTTCTCATATATTGGCCCATTTGACCAGCCTAATGTTCTGGACgtttttgagaattttgtttGGTTAGCTTGGTGTTCTGGAAGCAAAGATTCCGGGGAGAGATGAGGCTTATGAGACCTTCTGCCAACGTGCTGCTTTCTCACCAAGGTCACGTGCCCCAGGGCATCTGACCACACTGCTCCGCCCAGCTCCATAAGCCCCGTTTGTTATTTTATGGTTCctttcttctgtgtttctgttCACTTCCATCCGTGCTTTCCTAGATCATCTTTTcagctctgtttctttgttcttttctttccttcatcttttttgTCTCTCAATCCATCAGttccaccccgccccccacctcccagtgTGACTGCGCACCTACGGATGCTCAGGACTTTGGAGATGGGGTTCTGGGGTCTACCTTTCTGACCAGCTCTCCCAGTAATTCTGATGCTAGTCAAGGGAGATGATCTTTGACGCCTACTTGTGAGCATGTCTTCCTCCCCTTCCATGGTTTTTGCAGGTTCCTCCCATGCTCCACCACTTCACACAGTCTAGGTAAGGAGATCTAGAAAGATGACGCCAGAACTAAACTGTGAGGATTTCTTGCAGCAAAACCTGCCAGGGTTCGGACTACAGAATTCCAGCTTCCAACCTCATCCCTAGCTGTGAACAGACCATCCTCTGCTCAGGCTAAAAGGGAATTATCAAAACCAGCCTGAAACCGTGTTTCCAATTGTGATTTAACAGCCTTGAATGTACATACAAAGGGAAATTCAACACTAGCAATAATTACCTGTTTCAAGCCCtagttgggaaaaagaaaaaaaaaagcctgaagagAGCCCTAGAGGGAGCGAAACAAGCCTCTTTCATCTGCCCTTCCCCTGCTCTGTGCTTTCTCCTTTCCTACCTCCCAAGAGTATAGAGTATATAAAACTCCCAACAGATCCTGAGAATAAAGATCCCAGGAATATCACTGCTTTCACCTAAGTGGACATTTTTCCTAATGCAGGTTTGGGCTACAGTCTGAGAAATCCACAAGCAATCCCATGCACTGCAGTTCCAAGCCACTTCAGTTTTCCAGCAAATGGGCCTAACCTCAGTGACTTGAAGTATGGGGTTTAAGTGAGCCCGTGAGCACTGAGACTTCTTCAAACCAAAGCCCCCTGCCCCAGAGGTTTTTCCTCATCAGGGTCTCAAGATCAGTCTGGCTGGTCCCTCTCAGCAGCTTTTCTCTTAAAGGACACCTGAGAGCACTTTTGGTTCATGCCCTACACCCCTGAAAATCTACCCCCTCTGAAATGGGGCAAGGCAGCTACTTGGACTCCATCGTTAAAGTGCAGCCAGTCACAGCTCGCTGGGAAGGTGAGTGAGGTGGATATATCAGCAGGGCCTGTGGAGGCAGCCAGGGACCAGCATGCTCCTGACCCCCAGAGCTGGCCCAAGGTTAAATGCCTTAAACTTGCCAGTCCTGGGCTCAGTTCTGCTTTCAAAGGAGAAAGTCTGTCCTCGTTCAGCCAGGCTGGAAGTGCCTTTTGACTTTTAACGTTAACTACCCTCCAGAGCCTCCTGGGTCAGGGAGACTATGCCATACTCCATCCCCAGCCTTCCTGCAGCTCAGAGCACCAGTCATTTTCGTCTTCCAGCTCTTCAGCTGATCTTCCGACTTGGACATAGGATTTCACTGGAACTTTTAGGCTTCCtagtttggaaatattttgaggTTCGTCTTCTCATGGCTAGATGGCCCATTTCCTGGATTTATTGTAGAATTGAGAAGTCCAGAAGAGGAGGTTGGGGGCATGGCGCCTGAAATTTTAGCCTCCGTTCCTGTGAGAATTGTGTACCTATCCTGTCCTTCTGTGTGTTTATCGTGTAATCCTAACACTCTCAGGTAAGAGAATGATGGGAATATCTTGCTTGTAAGCTTTTTCTTGAGGCCCTTTGCTTTTATCAagtgcatataaaatattttccacccAAGAAAACGTTCTAATTTGTAGCTAATTTGTGCCACGAGACTATGTAAAGCGCTAAGCCTGGTACTTAAATGAGGCATTGTCCTTCAGAGCAGGcctgttggtggtgatggtgccATCACTCCAGGTGTGCCTGAGATGCTTCTCTGGTGATGGCCCTCAGCCCACTGACAGCCTTACAGCTCCGCTCATTGCTTCTGCCACACCTCATCCCAGTCCAAGGTAGTACTATCCAGTATGGTTACCGGACTTGCCTCTCGACGTCTTCCAGCTGTTTTCAAATATCAGTGCTTTGCCATCAAGGAGCATGTTCCAGAGCATTTCCCAGAGGCTCTAGAGATGTCCCAAAGAGGACTGTCTCGTGCCGTTTGGTGCAGTGGCAACAGCATTAGACTAGCTGGGGCTTTCCGGCAGACTGCTTCAGAATCAGCACTCATTTAACTAGATATATTCTCAGCCGCCTAATAAAAGAAAGTCTTGTAGCCTGACAAGCATATCTCACATTAATCTAAAATGAAGTGATCTTCACTTACTAAGGCTAAGCCTTGGATTTTAAGGCTTTGTGTTTCCTGGGCCACCGTGGGTGATTACTAATAGAAGGAAGCTGGGGCCTGCAGGGGCTTTGGGCTGTGCGAGAGTAAACACTAAAGCTTGAGTTCCAGCCAGCTGGCAAGTATGGAAGTCTTTGAAGAAGGTAACgcaagaagggaaaaggagaatgCAAAGCTTTTTGTACTGAGTGAGAGTCGGAGCCCGGCCAGCCAGTAGGACCAACGTGGGCAATAAGAAATGcttgtcctgggacttccctggcagttcagtggttaagactctgtgcttccaatgcaggggacgcgggtttgattcctggtcggggaactaagatcccacatgcctcacgacgtggccaaaaaaaatgcTTCTCCCTGTGGATGAGCCTCTGAAAGGGACATTCCGTCTCCATTGTTCCACTCTGAGGGGCACTGCCGTCTAGAGATCAGCCCACGAAACTGGAAGAAACCCTTTGGGGTGGTGGGTATCCAGTTTGCTGTGCATCTGGCAGGATCTGTGGATGGTAGGGTAGGGGTCCCCCAGCTGGTCCCAAATTTAAATGAGGCAtatagaaagaaaactaaggaCAGATTACTTTCCTACCTCTGAGCCTTCTTTGGGAAGAAGCACCATGGAATGGTGACAGTTATCTGAAACATTTTAAGCTCCCTCCTTGAACTCCTGTCCCTGAGGAATCAAATGACCAAGAAGCCACAGGAACCCACCCCAGATTTCCCCAGGAGGTGGAGTGATGCCAGAAGGGAAGAGAGTGAATGGCCCCTCGGCCCTCCCAGAGCCACCAGAATGAGACTGGTTGCACTGGCTCTGTCGTGTTAAGTGTGTAAAAAGCTAtacattcttctcttttctcatttcccatGTTTATGCGTATGGATGAATAAAGTGACgtggaaattatttgaaaatccTGGAAGGAAGGTACTCgtcaaatacagtatttttttcaacCAATAAACTTACTATTTTTATAGCACTGTTTTTGCCAAGAGTTGTGAAATCACTTGTGTACATAAGGAAGTGAAGATTACATGCTGCCCTGAAGTCATTCAGCAGCACAGAATCAGCACTTGAAATCTCATCTCTTGTTCTGCCTATTTTAAGAACTGTCCTGGTTGGAGCATAACAAGTAGACTCACGTGGCATTAGAGCTGGAAGGGCCTTTTAAAGACATCTGGTCCTACTTTTTACCTGATATGCAACTCCTCCCTACCGACTACCCATGAAGAGCTCTTCTGTCTTGGGCTACTTCTCTATTTTAGGGATGACTCCGATTGTCATATTAAACCAAAATCTGCCTCCTTGTCAAGGCTCTGGAGTGCTTGCCTTACCCCCACTTTAGGATAGAACGGCCAGTTTAGAACCTGAGTAGCCCTCTCAGGCCTTCACCATGATTGTGGTTGGAGAGGAACTGAAACCCAGCTCAACAGGGGATAGTAAATGTTGATTAAGAATTGcaaagctggggcttccctggtggcgcagtggttgagaatctgcctgccaatgcaggggacacgggttcgagccctggtctgggaagattcccacatgccacggagcaactaggcccatgagccacaattactgagcctgcacgtctggagcctgtgctccgcaacaagagaggccgcgatagtgagaggcccgcgcaccgcgatgaagagtggcccccgcttgccgcaattagagaaagccctcgcacagaaacgaagacccaacacagccataaataaataaataaataaataaaattaaaaatacaattaaagtgaactaaaattaaaaaaaaaaaaaaaaagaattgcaaagcTTCCAGGGgccttctctggtggtccagtggttaagactttgccttccaatgcagggggtgcaggttccattcttggtcagggatctaagatcccacatgcttccccgccaaaaaaccaaagcataaaaaacagaagcaatattgtaacaaattcaataaagacttcaaaaatgggccacatcaaaaaaagaaaatattaaaaaaaaaaaattgcaaagctTCCAAAGCAGTAGGAAATGCTGAGGGTTCACAGCACCATTGGGCAGATGAGAAAAAGGTGCCTGCTCCAAGGAGAACACCCCTGGTCAGGAAGATGGTGCTTCTTGGTAAATTTGAAAGAGGCACTCCCTTGTCCTGGGGCACAGCATGGCCAGCAGACGGACTGGATtttaccacccccccccacccccgtccttcAGCCAGGTATTCTTGTAGAGTGATTGATGTGCACTGCCATACTTCTTGACCCTGATTTAACTACTTGTGCTGATGCAGTTTGAAAGAGGGCCCTCCAACAGGTTTCCTGTTTCCATTTTTACCTTACACTAGGTCCAAAAAGGTTTCTCCTTTCTCAAGCTGTTGTCCAGTTAGTTTATCTTCTCCATTTCCCCCATGGTACAGGGCCCTGTTTCTGCCTATTACGTTTGCTTCACCAGTGCTGCCGAACTTAAGCTCCCTGGTTCCCAGCAGCCTGGGCCCATGCTCCCTTCAGGTAAAGGTCTGTCGGCCCCAGTGTTGTCTCACAAGGGCTCCAACAGATGCTGGGCTGCCGTTTAGAGTGCCAGGTACACTTCCGGTGTGTGAAAGGAAGATTTCCTGCCCTTTTAATCATGAAAAGAATGTCTAGGAGGGCACCCTTGGCCTGTTAAGTGTGGGCGAAGAATGTCTCCTGccatatcaggaaaaaaaggatgtGACCATCAAGCCTGCAGCCACCCccaactgtgcaccctgaggggattcagggtggatggagaaaagcaggatattggccctagatagttaaggtgcatatcaaggGAATGATTTCAAAgagcccagactcttgtatcttcccatacatagaaaagcactaattcattaacttgaggtgTCTGTTTACTggtctttaattaacagtaagcTTTTGATATTACAAATGCCTGGGTTTTGCAAAAACTCCCATCCTGGCTTCTCCCCTGCtgctttggagcagtccctcagaggtATCCGAGAGAGGCTGCCTCCAGGGCTTGAGTCCTCAGAAAGTCTACCGAATAAaacaattctcaacttttaggttgtgcatttttttcattcaacataaaTTTTGGTGAAGCTGTTGGGTAATGTATCCTCACAGTATCCTGTTTGCTTTTTCCCAGATTGCTCTGggtctcctgccttcctctcctctcctttgcctCCCAACACCTGGCCAAGTGTGTCTACTTAGAATGGATATTGTTTCAAGTGAGTGCTCAGCAGTCAGGAAACACATTTTGGACACTGACTTCTGGACAGTACACCGTGTACTTGTAcccttgaaaataaaatgtatctgatGAAAGTAGACCTCCTCCAGAGTGTGCTGAGCTGAGGGAAGCAAAAGCCAAATCCAGGGCTCTAGCGTTTCCTAAGGAACAGCCAAGGCTTTGTGCTTGCTTCTCTGCAGACCCGCCTCGCCTTGGACAGCGGCAGGCACGGGGTGCCACATGGAGGGAGGCTGCCCGAAGTCACTGTCGGCCAGTCCAGGCTGCAAAATGTGCGCGGCGGCTGAGGGAGGCTTCCTCCAGCCACGTGCGCGGTGACAATCCACGTGCAGCAGGAAGGCGGTGCACACTCGGAGCTGCCCGCCTCCCGAAGCCTACCGCGCAAGAGCAGGGTAGACGGGGCTATCCTTTTGGCTTCGGTGTCAGAGCCTCCGCTGGAGTCCCACGCCACCGCCCTCGGCGTCCAGGTCCCCAGAAGTCAGGGCACCGCCCACCCTTCCAGCGTGACGCGGGCGCGGGGGCTCGGGAGTTGTAGTTCCCGGCTGGGCGCGAGCGCCAGGGCTGGGGCGGCGCGGACTCCACGTCCCGGCGGGCGGCGCGGCTCGGCCCGGGGCGCCGGGGGAGGGGCTGCTCGGCCCTTTAAACCATTCAGGGCAGCTCCGAGGGCCGCAGCCGGGGACGGCGCCACGCGGGGGCCGAGCAgacgcggcggcggcggcggcggggcgctCCGGGGAGGTGCGTACTGGGCCCCTTCGTCCCCCGGACCTGCGGGGGCGCGGGTCCCCGGATCCCGGGGCCTCGCGGACCTTGGGCTCCGGGCGCCCACGCGGGCGGGAGCGGGCCGGGCTGAGCTTCCCGCGTGAACCCGCCCCTTCCCCGCGGCGCTGGTGGTCAGGTGGCTGCCTGCCCCCGGCCGCCTCTCCACCCAGCCCCGGATCCCCTCCCAGGCTTTCCTTGGCGTGGCCCCCTGGACTGTCCTgactccagcccctctcccagcccgGGACCCTCAGGCCAGGGAGAG contains:
- the C13H2orf68 gene encoding UPF0561 protein C2orf68 homolog isoform X2, with the protein product MEAAPGPGPGLCCKPGGRLDMSHGFVHHIRRNQLARDDYDKKVKQAAKEKARRRHTPAPTRPRKPDLQVYLPRHRDGSTHPSNPDCEESGESSTSGSSEPEPPGHQLFCLEYEADSGDVTSVIVYQDDDPGRVSEEVSAHTPLEPPMREALKLRIQEEIAKRQNRH
- the C13H2orf68 gene encoding UPF0561 protein C2orf68 homolog isoform X1, yielding MEAAPGPGPGLCCKPGGRLDMSHGFVHHIRRNQLARDDYDKKVKQAAKEKARRRHTPAPTRPRKPDLQVYLPRHRDGSTHPSNPDCEESGESSTSGSSEPEPPGHQLFCLEYEADSGDVTSVIVYQIALGLLPSSPLLCLPTPGQVCLLRMDIVSSECSAVRKHILDTDFWTVHRVLVPLKIKCI